Part of the Brevibacillus brevis genome is shown below.
AACGTCAGCGAATGAATCCCGACAAACCGCGCGAAACGGAAGCGGAACAGCGGCTGCGCATCGGACTCTTGCTGCGCAGACTGGACAAATTGCCGCAGGACAAGCGGCAGGAAGTGCTGGAGCTGCTGAAATGGTTCAACTGGTAGTCCTCAGCGAATGCTCGGTCCGATAGCCCAATGACCCTCTTTTCGCTCCATGCGCCTCATGTCCACGATCGCCTCTTGGTTCAACGGGCCGTAAATGTGCGGATACAGAAGTCCGTCCTTGGCCTGCTCGTACTTTACCGGGGATGAGGTTCTGTCTTCGTCAACGACAAGCACGAACAGCTCCCCCTCGTACGCCGCATACACGCGGTTTGCGACCTTTTCGAGCAGGTCATCCCCTTTGGTCGCGTGGATAAAGCCCTCCTGCTCATAATCGCGGGGGAGGTAGTGATCCCGCCCTTTCCATTCTTCCCAGTATCCTTTTGGCACCAAGCAATAAATCGTATTCATCGTCGTCTCTCCCTCTTTTGCAGCCGATGCTACCGGCCTAGATGTCTGTCGATGTGGCGAATGGCTTTGCCGTAAAACATCTCGTCAACCCGCCCCTGATCCCGTCTCCATTGAATGAAGTTGCGCAAGGAA
Proteins encoded:
- a CDS encoding DUF952 domain-containing protein; protein product: MNTIYCLVPKGYWEEWKGRDHYLPRDYEQEGFIHATKGDDLLEKVANRVYAAYEGELFVLVVDEDRTSSPVKYEQAKDGLLYPHIYGPLNQEAIVDMRRMERKEGHWAIGPSIR